From Micromonospora echinospora, one genomic window encodes:
- a CDS encoding kynureninase, with protein sequence MELTREWAEREAAADPLATFAKEFLIPEGTLALNGNSLGPPAAGVPVALENAVRRQWGGHLIRGWWDDGWWDAPERVGDRIGRLIGAGPGQVVVGESTSVQLFNAVTAAARLVPEHRVLVADAGNFPTDRYLAASVARLLDLHLVETPMDDLPGVLDRHAGEVGAVLCGAVDFRTGELWDVAGLTAAIQRAGGVAVWDLSHAAGAVPLRVDDDAVDLAVGCGYKYLSGGPGAPAFLYAARRHHGDLDLPITGWHGHADPFAMTDPFVPAAGITRARTGTPQILSMLALEAALEPLEAAGVAAVRDKSIRLAEYLFALVADLDGVEVVTPRAPGRRGNHVTLRLPDAVAVAEALLHRGVVVDERPPDLLRICLNGLYVSWTDVFDAVAHLREVLR encoded by the coding sequence GTGGAATTGACGCGTGAATGGGCCGAGCGGGAAGCCGCGGCCGATCCGCTCGCCACATTCGCCAAGGAATTCCTGATCCCGGAGGGGACCCTCGCGCTGAACGGGAACTCGCTCGGTCCGCCGGCTGCGGGCGTACCGGTGGCGCTGGAGAACGCGGTGCGGCGGCAATGGGGCGGGCATCTGATCCGCGGGTGGTGGGACGACGGCTGGTGGGACGCCCCGGAGCGGGTCGGCGACCGCATCGGTCGACTGATCGGGGCAGGACCCGGCCAGGTGGTCGTGGGGGAGTCGACGTCGGTGCAACTGTTCAACGCCGTCACGGCCGCGGCCCGACTCGTCCCGGAGCACCGGGTGCTGGTCGCCGACGCCGGGAACTTCCCGACGGACCGCTACCTGGCCGCCTCGGTGGCTCGGCTGCTGGACCTGCACCTGGTCGAGACCCCGATGGACGATCTCCCCGGGGTCCTCGACCGGCATGCGGGCGAGGTCGGCGCGGTGCTGTGCGGTGCCGTCGACTTCCGGACCGGGGAGCTGTGGGACGTCGCGGGGCTCACCGCCGCGATCCAGCGGGCCGGTGGCGTCGCCGTGTGGGACCTGAGCCACGCGGCGGGCGCGGTTCCGCTGCGGGTCGACGACGACGCCGTGGACCTCGCGGTCGGCTGCGGGTACAAGTACCTCTCGGGCGGGCCGGGTGCGCCGGCCTTCCTGTACGCGGCCCGCCGGCACCACGGTGACCTCGATCTTCCGATCACCGGCTGGCACGGGCACGCGGACCCGTTCGCGATGACGGATCCGTTCGTGCCGGCCGCCGGCATCACCCGGGCCCGGACCGGTACGCCGCAGATTCTGTCCATGCTCGCCCTGGAGGCGGCCCTCGAACCGCTCGAGGCGGCCGGGGTGGCTGCCGTGCGCGACAAGAGCATCCGACTCGCCGAGTACCTCTTCGCGCTCGTCGCCGACCTGGACGGCGTCGAGGTCGTCACGCCGCGTGCCCCGGGCCGCCGTGGCAACCACGTGACGCTGCGCCTGCCGGACGCCGTCGCCGTGGCCGAGGCGCTGCTGCACCGGGGGGTGGTCGTCGACGAACGGCCGCCGGACCTGCTGCGGATCTGCCTCAACGGCCTGTACGTCTCGTGGACCGACGTGTTCGACGCCGTGGCGCACCTGCGGGAGGTGCTGCGGTGA
- a CDS encoding LLM class flavin-dependent oxidoreductase, with protein sequence MRHGVLILPEHRWPQARQRWTLAEQLGYAHAWTYDHLMWRWFAEKPWFSAVPTLAAAAAVTDRIGLGTLVASPHFRHPVSFAKELVSLDDVAQGRIVCAVGAGAPGFDEVIQGGRPLTPRERADRFDEFVHLLDLLLREPRTTYTGRWYSARDAVILPKSPVAPRLPLAVAAAGPRGMALAARYADIWVTSGPPNVFEQDRFDRVAPLLKQQSAALDEACVAHGRDPASLRRLLLTDGAVGGVLESVGSYRDAAGLFAELGFTDLVVHWPRPDSPFQGDERVLIDFATAHLQGER encoded by the coding sequence ATGCGGCACGGGGTACTGATCCTGCCCGAGCACCGGTGGCCGCAGGCCCGGCAGCGGTGGACTCTCGCCGAGCAGCTCGGGTACGCGCACGCCTGGACCTACGACCACCTCATGTGGCGCTGGTTCGCCGAGAAGCCGTGGTTCTCGGCGGTGCCCACGCTCGCCGCCGCCGCGGCGGTGACCGATCGGATCGGGCTCGGCACGCTCGTGGCCAGCCCGCACTTCCGGCACCCGGTCAGCTTCGCCAAGGAGCTGGTCTCGCTGGACGACGTCGCGCAGGGCCGGATCGTCTGTGCCGTCGGTGCCGGCGCTCCCGGGTTCGACGAGGTCATCCAGGGTGGACGGCCGTTGACGCCGCGCGAGCGGGCCGACCGTTTCGACGAGTTCGTCCACCTGCTCGACCTGCTGCTGCGCGAGCCCCGGACCACGTACACCGGGCGGTGGTACTCGGCCCGCGACGCCGTCATCCTGCCGAAGTCACCGGTCGCGCCCCGGCTGCCGCTGGCCGTGGCCGCCGCCGGCCCGCGGGGGATGGCGTTGGCCGCCCGGTACGCCGACATCTGGGTCACCAGCGGCCCGCCCAACGTCTTCGAGCAGGACCGTTTCGACCGCGTGGCCCCGCTGCTCAAACAGCAGTCGGCGGCGCTGGACGAGGCCTGTGTCGCCCACGGGCGGGACCCGGCGAGCCTGCGCCGGCTGCTGCTCACCGACGGCGCGGTCGGCGGGGTGCTGGAGTCCGTCGGCAGCTACCGCGACGCGGCCGGGCTCTTCGCGGAGCTGGGCTTCACCGACCTGGTCGTGCACTGGCCGCGCCCCGACTCACCGTTCCAGGGCGACGAACGGGTGCTCATCGACTTCGCCACCGCTCATCTTCAGGGGGAACGATGA
- a CDS encoding FAD-binding protein gives MISRRGFLGAAASAAAVVGFDPFGHRWVTEAEAATRPSFSDVPPLDGELAVDPAARQAVATDLGNIVHRQPRAVLRPGSARDIATMIRFCSAHGIPVSTRGQAHTTYGQGVSGGLVIEMRHLRRIRSLDGRYAEVDAGIHWKDLATAAYEQSPRLTPPVLTGYTGLTVGGTLSVGGIGGIVGGLRTGLQVDHVRELEVVTGTGSIRRCSRQQQPDLFDAVLGGLGQCGVITKAVIELVPAPERARNFVLQYSENAPFFRDLRLLIDRAGVDHVYAEFTAPDPTPVYRIHATAFYDPPATPDDAAILAGLTTEPVVEDTPYLDYVLTIDRLIDMLRETENWDRLVKPWYDVWLPDSTIEEYLAELLPTLTPRDIGTYGAGLIYPQRRDLATRPAPRRPEPDGSPFVYVVDINTVSSTPGPDPEFSAEMLERNKRLYAHARQSYGAVLYPIGSVPFTARDWHDHYGDAWPAFHAAKRRYDPAGVLTPGPGIFRQD, from the coding sequence ATGATCAGCCGCCGCGGGTTCCTCGGCGCGGCCGCGTCCGCCGCTGCGGTCGTGGGCTTCGACCCGTTCGGGCACCGCTGGGTCACCGAGGCCGAGGCCGCGACACGGCCGTCGTTCTCCGACGTGCCCCCGCTCGACGGAGAACTCGCCGTCGACCCGGCCGCCCGGCAGGCCGTCGCCACCGACCTCGGCAACATCGTCCACCGCCAACCGCGCGCGGTGCTGCGCCCCGGCTCGGCCCGCGACATCGCCACGATGATCCGCTTCTGCTCCGCGCACGGCATCCCGGTCTCCACCCGCGGTCAGGCGCACACCACCTACGGCCAGGGCGTCTCCGGTGGTCTGGTGATCGAGATGCGCCACCTCCGGCGCATCCGCTCACTCGACGGCCGGTACGCCGAGGTCGACGCCGGGATCCACTGGAAGGACCTGGCGACCGCCGCGTACGAACAGTCGCCGCGGCTGACACCGCCGGTGCTCACCGGCTACACGGGACTGACCGTGGGCGGCACGCTCTCGGTGGGCGGCATCGGCGGCATCGTCGGCGGCCTGCGCACCGGCTTGCAGGTCGACCACGTCCGCGAACTCGAGGTGGTGACCGGCACCGGCAGCATCAGACGCTGCTCCCGGCAGCAGCAGCCCGACCTGTTCGACGCGGTGCTCGGCGGTCTGGGCCAGTGTGGGGTGATCACCAAGGCGGTGATCGAACTCGTCCCCGCCCCCGAGCGCGCCCGCAACTTCGTGCTCCAGTACTCCGAGAACGCCCCGTTCTTCCGGGACCTACGCCTGCTCATCGACCGGGCGGGGGTCGACCACGTCTACGCCGAGTTCACCGCGCCCGACCCCACGCCGGTCTACCGGATCCACGCGACGGCGTTCTACGATCCCCCCGCGACGCCGGACGACGCGGCCATCCTCGCCGGCCTGACCACCGAGCCCGTCGTCGAGGACACCCCGTACCTCGACTACGTGCTCACCATCGACCGGTTGATCGACATGCTCCGGGAGACCGAGAACTGGGACCGGCTGGTCAAGCCCTGGTACGACGTGTGGCTCCCCGACTCCACCATCGAGGAGTACCTGGCCGAACTCCTGCCCACCCTCACCCCGCGCGACATCGGGACATACGGAGCGGGCCTGATCTACCCGCAGCGCCGCGACCTCGCGACCCGGCCCGCTCCCCGGCGCCCGGAACCGGACGGCTCGCCCTTCGTGTACGTGGTGGACATCAACACCGTCTCCAGCACCCCCGGGCCGGACCCGGAGTTCAGCGCCGAGATGCTCGAACGCAACAAGCGGCTCTACGCCCACGCCCGGCAGTCCTACGGCGCCGTGCTGTACCCGATCGGGTCGGTCCCGTTCACCGCCAGGGACTGGCACGACCACTACGGCGACGCCTGGCCGGCCTTCCACGCGGCGAAGCGCCGCTACGACCCCGCCGGCGTGCTCACGCCCGGCCCCGGGATCTTCCGCCAGGACTGA
- a CDS encoding PucR family transcriptional regulator, translating to MSGDDQRRKPLHTVLDRVRRAVPRLAATTVAVVRGRPDAPPLTPAATEALRTIVSRAALWVLSSVDDRADPGDIRRSGVLERVDDGLTGPLVSQACNDMCQRTWQALVEEATDAEGVLLLERAARYLAAGAVLVEHVLTGLRTGPEIEARPGTCRQQVLTRLLDGERPPASLSAGFPVAATYAVLVVPARRPAAMAAVAARHGWLAAEQPGSVTVLVPVDGPDRRAEGRARAQRAFQTLRPEHPAGLALPNTVEDIPAAVAEAREAVATLNRLGRHERGLFQLDDVLLEAVLCRSPELAARLAGRLRPVAMRNPYLLDTLAAFLDSDCERRELARQMFIHPNTLNHRLRRVSELTGLSLTSAGDLCLLKASLMAWQVTSRADGVPAGRRPVSRVA from the coding sequence TTGTCCGGCGACGACCAACGCCGCAAGCCCCTGCACACCGTCCTCGACCGCGTCCGCCGCGCGGTGCCGCGGCTCGCCGCTACCACGGTCGCCGTCGTACGCGGCCGGCCCGACGCACCCCCGTTGACGCCGGCCGCTACCGAGGCACTGCGGACGATCGTCAGCCGGGCCGCGCTCTGGGTGCTCAGCAGCGTCGACGACCGCGCCGACCCGGGGGACATCCGCAGGTCCGGCGTGCTGGAGCGCGTGGACGACGGCCTCACCGGCCCGCTGGTCAGCCAGGCCTGCAACGACATGTGCCAGCGCACCTGGCAGGCCCTGGTGGAGGAGGCCACGGACGCGGAGGGCGTCCTGCTGCTGGAACGGGCGGCGCGCTACCTGGCGGCCGGTGCCGTCCTCGTCGAACACGTGCTCACCGGCCTTCGCACCGGACCGGAGATCGAGGCGCGTCCCGGGACGTGCCGGCAGCAGGTGCTGACCCGGCTGCTCGACGGCGAACGGCCGCCCGCGTCGCTGTCCGCGGGGTTCCCGGTCGCCGCCACGTACGCGGTGCTGGTCGTCCCGGCCCGCCGACCGGCCGCCATGGCCGCCGTCGCCGCCCGGCACGGCTGGCTCGCCGCCGAACAGCCCGGATCCGTCACCGTGCTGGTGCCGGTCGACGGGCCCGATCGCCGCGCCGAGGGCCGGGCCCGCGCCCAGCGCGCCTTCCAGACCCTGCGTCCGGAGCACCCCGCCGGCCTCGCCCTGCCGAACACCGTCGAGGACATCCCCGCGGCGGTCGCCGAGGCCCGGGAGGCCGTCGCGACGCTCAACCGGCTCGGGCGGCACGAGCGGGGACTCTTCCAACTGGACGACGTCCTGCTGGAGGCGGTGCTCTGCCGATCACCCGAGCTGGCCGCCCGGCTGGCCGGGCGGCTGCGGCCGGTGGCGATGCGCAACCCGTACCTGCTCGACACGCTGGCGGCCTTCCTGGACAGCGACTGCGAGCGGAGGGAACTCGCACGGCAGATGTTCATCCACCCGAACACGTTGAACCACCGCCTGCGGCGCGTTTCCGAGCTCACCGGGCTGTCGCTGACCAGCGCCGGTGACCTCTGTCTCCTGAAGGCCTCGCTCATGGCCTGGCAGGTGACGAGCAGGGCCGACGGGGTTCCCGCCGGCCGCCGGCCCGTCTCCCGGGTGGCCTGA
- a CDS encoding PhzF family phenazine biosynthesis protein encodes MTVSFELVGVFGTEPGGGSPLAVVHDADGLDTAQMRWIADRLRADETVFVLRPGVPGASYRVRVFTARGESPFGGHSAVGTAVALVRRGRIPAGTVVQECGGRLLTLRADADRATISATGPQPVEPLPAEPVLDAVGLTAADLAGQPVLAGFGPLFRLVPVRPEALATARPDVAAMARHELPEVFLFTWDDAEGVAVARLFAPGWAIPEDPACASVGLALGAWLAERSGPHAQRFFRIEQGAELGRPALLEGTVAADGPATVVTVGGRAPRELTGEITASSLPSAGHVSVRRTSSVA; translated from the coding sequence ATGACTGTCTCCTTCGAGCTCGTGGGTGTCTTCGGCACGGAGCCCGGCGGCGGGAGCCCGCTGGCGGTCGTGCACGACGCCGACGGGCTGGACACCGCGCAGATGCGGTGGATCGCCGACCGGCTGCGGGCGGACGAGACCGTCTTCGTCCTGCGTCCGGGCGTGCCCGGGGCGTCGTACCGGGTCCGGGTCTTCACCGCCCGGGGGGAGTCGCCGTTCGGCGGGCACTCGGCCGTGGGGACCGCGGTGGCCCTGGTCCGGCGCGGCCGCATCCCCGCCGGCACGGTGGTGCAGGAGTGCGGGGGCAGGCTGCTGACCCTGCGGGCCGACGCCGACCGAGCCACGATCAGCGCGACCGGTCCGCAGCCCGTCGAGCCGCTGCCGGCGGAGCCGGTGCTCGACGCGGTCGGGCTCACCGCGGCCGATCTGGCCGGCCAGCCCGTACTGGCGGGCTTCGGGCCGTTGTTCCGGCTGGTGCCGGTCCGTCCGGAGGCGCTCGCCACGGCGCGTCCCGACGTCGCCGCCATGGCCCGCCACGAACTGCCGGAGGTGTTCCTGTTCACCTGGGACGACGCGGAGGGCGTCGCCGTCGCCCGGCTGTTCGCCCCGGGGTGGGCCATTCCGGAGGATCCGGCGTGTGCGTCGGTGGGGCTGGCGCTGGGGGCGTGGCTCGCCGAACGGTCCGGTCCCCACGCCCAGCGGTTCTTCCGCATCGAACAGGGCGCGGAGCTGGGGCGCCCGGCGCTGCTGGAGGGGACGGTCGCCGCCGACGGCCCGGCGACGGTTGTCACGGTCGGCGGGCGGGCGCCGAGGGAACTAACCGGGGAGATCACGGCCAGCTCCCTCCCGAGCGCCGGTCACGTCAGTGTGCGCCGTACGTCCTCGGTGGCGTAG
- a CDS encoding VOC family protein yields MPTVALQPRVHHVGVQTSDLDNSVRWYTEFFGARVAWELDRFSDLTLSRLPGIRRLAEVAVDGLRVHLFDRAGHSRELPPEQAYQFQHVCLQVDRVKDLVTARDRWIELYESGRFSFARADAPTDIVVDADGVSSLYLFDPNGLEYEFTHVPAGSR; encoded by the coding sequence GTGCCGACAGTCGCATTGCAGCCCCGCGTCCATCACGTGGGCGTACAGACGTCGGATCTGGACAACAGCGTGCGCTGGTACACCGAGTTCTTCGGCGCCCGGGTCGCCTGGGAACTCGACCGCTTCTCGGACCTGACGCTCAGTCGTCTCCCCGGCATCCGCAGGCTGGCCGAGGTCGCCGTGGACGGACTGCGGGTGCACCTGTTCGACCGAGCCGGGCACAGCCGGGAACTGCCACCTGAGCAGGCGTACCAGTTCCAGCACGTCTGCCTGCAGGTCGACCGGGTCAAGGACCTGGTGACGGCGCGGGACCGGTGGATCGAGCTGTACGAGTCGGGCCGTTTCTCCTTCGCCCGCGCCGACGCTCCCACCGACATCGTCGTCGACGCCGACGGGGTGAGCAGCCTCTACCTCTTCGACCCCAACGGGCTGGAGTACGAGTTCACCCACGTGCCGGCAGGGTCGCGATGA
- a CDS encoding tryptophan 2,3-dioxygenase, translating into MTAGNPYVDYARMDALHALPAPATESPFELQFILLSQVKELLFRMVHLEVDQARARLREDRPEAACRALSRAVRHQRTLIGCWESMNAMPVDEFLAFRDELGEASGTQSYMYRLLEFTLGNRGAAMVRHSDFTRFPQLRAELERPSLYDEVLRHLYRTGLPTPEHVVTRDVTVPYEPDKGVEDVWATVYRNPDKYRPAYDLAEQLLEVAYQFSRWRATHLLVVERMLGGKRGSGGTDGASWLRKINEHRFFAELWTMRSAL; encoded by the coding sequence GTGACCGCCGGGAACCCGTACGTCGACTACGCCCGCATGGACGCCCTGCACGCCCTGCCGGCGCCCGCCACGGAGTCTCCCTTCGAGTTGCAGTTCATCCTCCTGAGCCAGGTCAAGGAGCTGCTGTTCCGGATGGTGCACCTGGAGGTCGACCAGGCCCGGGCCCGGCTGCGCGAGGACCGGCCGGAGGCGGCCTGCCGGGCACTGTCCCGCGCGGTGCGGCACCAACGCACGCTGATCGGCTGCTGGGAGAGCATGAACGCGATGCCGGTGGACGAGTTCCTGGCGTTCCGCGACGAGCTGGGGGAGGCCTCGGGCACCCAGTCGTACATGTACCGGCTGCTCGAGTTCACGCTCGGCAACCGCGGCGCCGCGATGGTGCGGCACAGCGACTTCACCCGGTTCCCGCAGCTACGCGCGGAACTGGAGCGGCCGAGCCTGTACGACGAGGTGCTGCGTCACCTGTACCGCACCGGACTGCCCACGCCCGAACACGTCGTCACCCGCGACGTCACCGTCCCGTACGAGCCGGACAAGGGGGTCGAGGACGTCTGGGCGACGGTGTACCGCAACCCGGACAAGTACCGGCCCGCGTACGACCTGGCCGAGCAGTTGCTCGAGGTGGCGTACCAGTTCTCCCGCTGGCGGGCGACCCACCTGCTGGTGGTCGAACGCATGCTCGGCGGCAAGCGCGGCAGCGGCGGCACCGACGGCGCCTCCTGGCTGCGAAAAATCAACGAACACCGATTTTTTGCGGAGCTGTGGACGATGCGCTCCGCCCTTTGA
- a CDS encoding NmrA family NAD(P)-binding protein → MDDLVTLVLGATGSVGGRVAARLRDLGEPVRAASRHTATRFDWADDTSWEPALGGAGRLFLMAPDGVDVDPAFVRLAADMKVGRVVLLSSRGIEAMRDERLLGAERLVRESGMDWTIVRSDWFDQNFDEGPFRDAVLAGELSVPLVDCRQTFVDLGDVAEVVVRALRDADHTGHTYEVTGPQALSFDEACALIAAATGRPVTFHGSPEHYRRSQTALGRPAEEVDVEIEAFAALRELGDSEPRDTVARLTGRPARTFEQYAAAAAAAGRWR, encoded by the coding sequence ATGGATGATCTGGTCACTCTTGTCCTTGGTGCCACCGGCTCCGTCGGCGGCCGGGTCGCCGCCCGCCTACGCGACCTCGGCGAGCCGGTACGGGCGGCCTCGCGGCATACGGCTACCCGCTTCGACTGGGCGGACGACACCTCCTGGGAACCGGCGCTGGGCGGGGCCGGCAGGCTCTTCCTCATGGCGCCCGACGGCGTGGACGTCGACCCGGCGTTCGTTCGACTGGCCGCCGACATGAAGGTCGGACGCGTCGTGCTGCTCTCCAGCCGCGGCATCGAGGCCATGCGTGACGAGCGGCTCCTGGGCGCGGAACGGCTGGTCCGCGAGTCGGGCATGGACTGGACGATCGTGCGCTCGGACTGGTTCGACCAGAACTTCGACGAAGGACCGTTCCGCGACGCCGTCCTGGCCGGCGAGCTGAGCGTTCCGCTGGTGGACTGTCGGCAGACCTTCGTGGACCTCGGGGACGTGGCGGAGGTCGTGGTGCGGGCGTTGCGCGACGCCGACCACACGGGTCACACGTACGAGGTGACCGGGCCACAGGCGCTGTCCTTCGACGAGGCCTGCGCGCTGATCGCGGCTGCCACCGGCCGACCGGTGACGTTCCACGGCAGCCCGGAGCACTACCGCCGGAGCCAGACGGCGCTGGGACGTCCCGCAGAGGAGGTCGACGTCGAGATCGAAGCCTTCGCCGCGCTGCGGGAACTCGGCGACTCCGAGCCCCGGGACACGGTGGCGCGGCTGACCGGCCGCCCCGCGCGCACGTTCGAGCAGTACGCCGCCGCCGCAGCCGCCGCAGGTCGCTGGCGTTGA